A window of Pomacea canaliculata isolate SZHN2017 linkage group LG3, ASM307304v1, whole genome shotgun sequence contains these coding sequences:
- the LOC112559157 gene encoding cytochrome b-c1 complex subunit 8-like, with protein MGRHFGHLTTVRNIIYYSLSPFEQKAFAGVISHGIPNMWRRFCGQVFRVVPPFVVAYLVYDWGTKDHARRQRKGGIAPEH; from the exons ATGGGACGGCATTTTGGTCATCTCACTACCGTGAGAAACATCATCTACTACAGCCTTTCCCCCTTCGAGCAAAAAGCCTTTGCTGGGGTCATTTCTCATGGCATACCCAATATGTGGAGAAGGTTTTGTGGCCAAGTTTTTAGAGTAGTGCCTC ctttcgtTGTGGCCTACTTGGTGTATGACTGGGGCACCAAAGACCATGCTCGTCGCCAGAGAAAAGGGGGCATTGCACCGGAGCATTAA
- the LOC112559156 gene encoding COMM domain-containing protein 8-like, translated as MMAETEWEAVAVILSKLSAAEINKLSHIIAEQITFNKVPSSEACMKKLSNEEWCHVTRLLSKFYKTAIKQALSEEQIQECLHQLPEEQKTAIKNAISTHRQDLRLSLLDDTTAVSQCVLKDFDWQLKLVMSSDKLSSVNEPLLNVDLNLQDGTGSFEQVAVELDQADLKKFLASLEACSKAVQQLTV; from the exons ATGATGGCGGAAACAGAATGGGAGGCGGTGGCTGTAATTTTGTCAAAACTGTCTgctgcagaaataaataaa CTGTCCCACATTATAGCAGAACAGATAACTTTCAACAAAGTTCCCTCATCAGAAGCCTGCATGAAAAAGTTGTCCAATGAGGAGTGGTGTCATGTGACTCGCTTACTTAGTAAATTTTACAAGACTGCAATAAAACAAGCCTTGAGTGAAGAGCAG ATCCAGGAGTGTCTACATCAACTTccagaagaacagaaaacagcTATCAAGAATGCAATTTCAACACACAGGCAAGACCTTCGATTAAGCCTACTTGATGATACCACTGCTGTTTCCCAGTGTGTTCTCAAGGACTTTGATTGGCAATTAAAG CTGGTGATGTCATCAGACAAGCTGTCATCTGTAAATGAGCCTTTGCTGAATGTTGACCTAAACCTCCAAGATGGAACAGGATCATTTGAGCAGGTGGCAGTAGAACTTGATCAGGCAGATCTAAAGAAATTTCTGGCTTCTTTAGAAGCCTGCAGCAAG GCAGTGCAACAATTGACAGTATGA